The following proteins are encoded in a genomic region of Thiomonas sp. X19:
- a CDS encoding TolC family protein, producing the protein MHFTSQPFALRALVAALALLFTTSAPALAGTLQSASPVKPSAQTLPATMSQDMLPQLSALPRPTLPQFAQLDRLLADTPLLHEAQAMQQAALQNGQVLRSGTQEFTGQAQVQQRRVDAPPDNGNYAEWQLLLNRQIRLPSQAQADIRLADALTTSANAGLVGARQQLLTDVLAAWFAAQRAQAEAALAQQNLSLMQGQVQALQRRKALGDASVLELEQMQAEEARAQSALLLAQGLASSSRAALEARYPALAGDTTLSGQAGSTAQLALPDQPADALRALVEQNSVTLARNRAALQQAQAKAGQATAARTPQPTVGAYVGSDRGGRERIIGLQFSMPFGGPARVSTERAALAEVDAAQWRLRDTQAVTLAEFQRLLATAQSQAAGVKAMDRAAQVQTQASARMLRAYQLGEAGISDWLLARRSALDAVRQALQSRFDAAQSAALLKLQAGLLFDASSSAAVMPAANPD; encoded by the coding sequence ATGCACTTCACCTCGCAACCCTTCGCCCTGCGCGCCCTGGTGGCCGCGCTGGCGCTGCTGTTCACCACGTCGGCACCGGCGCTGGCCGGTACGCTCCAGTCTGCTTCGCCCGTCAAGCCGTCGGCGCAAACGCTTCCTGCCACGATGTCGCAGGACATGCTGCCGCAGTTGAGCGCCCTGCCGCGCCCCACGCTGCCGCAATTCGCCCAGCTCGACCGGCTGCTGGCCGACACGCCCCTGCTGCACGAGGCGCAGGCCATGCAGCAGGCCGCCTTGCAAAACGGCCAGGTGCTGCGCTCCGGCACACAGGAGTTCACCGGCCAGGCGCAGGTGCAGCAGCGCCGCGTCGACGCCCCGCCGGACAACGGCAACTACGCCGAATGGCAGTTGCTGCTCAACCGTCAGATCCGCCTGCCCTCGCAGGCGCAGGCCGACATCCGCCTGGCGGACGCCTTGACCACATCGGCCAACGCCGGGTTGGTCGGCGCGCGGCAACAGCTGTTGACCGATGTGCTCGCCGCCTGGTTCGCCGCGCAGCGCGCCCAGGCCGAGGCGGCACTGGCGCAGCAGAACCTCAGCTTGATGCAGGGGCAGGTGCAGGCCTTGCAGCGCCGCAAGGCGCTGGGCGACGCCAGCGTGCTCGAACTGGAGCAGATGCAGGCCGAGGAAGCGCGCGCGCAGTCGGCGCTGTTGCTGGCGCAAGGGCTGGCGTCGAGCAGCCGCGCCGCGCTGGAGGCGCGCTATCCCGCGCTCGCGGGCGACACCACCCTGAGCGGGCAGGCGGGGAGCACGGCGCAGCTCGCCCTGCCCGATCAGCCGGCCGACGCCCTGCGCGCCCTCGTCGAACAAAACAGCGTCACCCTCGCGCGCAACCGCGCCGCGCTGCAACAGGCGCAGGCAAAGGCTGGGCAGGCCACCGCCGCGCGCACCCCGCAGCCAACGGTGGGAGCCTACGTTGGCTCCGATCGCGGCGGTCGCGAACGCATCATCGGCCTGCAGTTCTCCATGCCCTTCGGCGGCCCGGCGCGGGTTTCGACCGAGCGCGCCGCACTGGCTGAAGTCGATGCCGCGCAATGGCGCTTGCGCGACACCCAGGCCGTGACGCTGGCCGAATTCCAGCGGCTCTTGGCGACCGCGCAATCGCAGGCTGCGGGCGTGAAGGCGATGGATCGGGCCGCGCAGGTGCAGACTCAGGCCAGTGCCCGCATGCTGCGCGCCTACCAGTTGGGCGAAGCGGGCATCTCCGACTGGCTGCTGGCCCGCCGCAGCGCGCTCGACGCGGTGCGGCAGGCGCTGCAATCACGCTTCGACGCCGCCCAGTCGGCGGCGCTGCTCAAGCTGCAGGCCGGGCTGCTGTTCGATGCGTCATCCAGCGCAGCAGTGATGCCTGCGGCAAACCCCGACTGA
- a CDS encoding OmpA family protein: MRVTALTGLLCLEGLAFQVAHADGLPNLYGIGGIGHSRASIDDPRIISGLKASGFGVNGINNSQGDTAYNLFLGYRFNHYFALEGGYFNLGEFGYNANTNPAGTLSGNAKFSGLALDAVGLWPITPRMTLLGFIGGQYTRTQDSFSSTGSVHTIPTANNNGGGYNFGLGAQYKINDWVSLRADAKRYRVNDAVGNHGDVDVYSVSLVFPFGRESQPAPPEPKPVVMTPEPVASTPAPTPIMAAPVVMAPAPKPTRVTFLADSFFGFDQSKLMPEGKEQLDQFAQKLKGAQYSDISVTGYSDRIGAHHYNMLLSKRRAEAVKKYLVDVDGIDAAKITAMGKDGEDPVTKPDQCVGNKITRQLIACLQPDRRVVVEVTGLQNP; the protein is encoded by the coding sequence ATGAGAGTCACGGCATTGACTGGTTTGTTATGCCTCGAAGGCCTTGCATTTCAAGTGGCTCACGCGGATGGGCTTCCCAATCTGTATGGAATCGGAGGCATTGGCCACTCCAGGGCATCGATCGATGACCCGCGCATCATTTCAGGCCTTAAAGCGTCAGGCTTCGGGGTTAATGGAATCAACAATAGCCAAGGGGATACGGCATACAATTTATTCCTGGGCTATCGCTTTAACCACTATTTCGCACTAGAAGGCGGTTATTTTAATCTTGGTGAATTTGGCTACAACGCCAACACAAATCCTGCGGGAACACTATCTGGAAATGCCAAGTTTTCAGGGCTGGCTCTTGATGCCGTCGGGCTTTGGCCAATCACTCCGCGCATGACTCTTCTCGGCTTCATTGGCGGCCAGTACACGAGAACGCAAGACAGCTTTTCGAGCACAGGCAGCGTTCACACCATACCGACTGCCAATAACAATGGCGGAGGCTACAATTTCGGCTTGGGCGCTCAATATAAAATCAATGATTGGGTTTCTTTGCGCGCAGACGCAAAGCGTTACCGCGTGAATGATGCAGTCGGAAACCATGGTGATGTTGATGTTTATTCAGTCAGCTTGGTTTTTCCTTTCGGCCGGGAGTCACAACCAGCGCCGCCTGAACCAAAACCAGTTGTCATGACGCCAGAGCCAGTTGCCAGCACACCGGCGCCGACACCGATCATGGCAGCCCCAGTCGTGATGGCGCCTGCGCCGAAACCGACTCGCGTTACGTTTCTGGCTGATTCATTTTTCGGTTTCGATCAATCCAAGCTTATGCCCGAAGGCAAAGAGCAACTTGATCAATTCGCACAAAAACTGAAAGGAGCGCAATATTCAGATATTTCCGTAACCGGCTATTCTGACAGGATTGGTGCACACCATTATAATATGCTGTTGTCAAAGCGTCGTGCCGAAGCCGTCAAGAAATATCTCGTGGATGTTGACGGCATAGACGCAGCGAAAATAACTGCAATGGGCAAGGATGGAGAAGATCCAGTAACAAAACCCGATCAGTGCGTGGGCAATAAAATTACCAGGCAATTAATCGCCTGCCTACAACCAGATCGTCGCGTCGTCGTTGAGGTTACGGGATTGCAAAATCCGTAA
- a CDS encoding Cd(II)/Pb(II)-responsive transcriptional regulator: MRIGELAQRGHCDVETVRFYEREGLLDAPAREGNGYRNYNSDHLVQLNFIRHCRSLGMGLPDVRVLRSFQEHPESACDAINHLIDEQIARIHHQAESLRQLERLLHALRETCQANQTASACGILQNLQHAAAGEPCECQAEPVSETVQQA; encoded by the coding sequence ATGCGAATCGGCGAGTTGGCGCAGCGCGGCCACTGCGACGTGGAGACGGTGCGTTTTTACGAGCGCGAAGGCTTGCTGGACGCGCCCGCCCGCGAGGGCAACGGCTATCGCAACTACAACAGCGACCACCTGGTGCAGCTCAACTTCATTCGCCACTGTCGCTCGCTGGGCATGGGCCTGCCGGATGTGCGCGTGTTGCGCAGCTTTCAGGAGCATCCTGAATCGGCTTGCGACGCCATCAACCATCTGATTGACGAGCAGATCGCCCGCATTCACCATCAGGCCGAGTCGCTGCGCCAACTGGAGCGGCTGTTGCACGCACTGCGCGAGACCTGCCAGGCCAACCAGACGGCGAGCGCATGCGGCATCCTGCAGAACCTGCAGCACGCTGCGGCTGGCGAGCCCTGCGAATGCCAGGCGGAACCCGTTTCAGAGACTGTCCAACAGGCGTAA
- a CDS encoding ice-binding family protein has translation MIKTHFNFNFAGWLFVVIFATLLSGCGGGGGKDPILGASVQPAASGGAGAPGATTPTNTTTPTNTTPPTTSASILGTAAAFGAFGGGAGVTNQGINTIVAGDLGTTAACTLITGFHDSTGTVYTETPLNIGQVTGTIDCGPPAPGTTQTLAIATQAQSDARTAYNYLQSLAPGPSPGAGELGNLTLAPGDYTAAGGTFSITAGNLTLDGQGNNNATWVFQMASSLTVGSPTFAPKILLINNAQAKNVFWAVGSAATIATGSAMAGTIISNSGITFSTAGTTIQTSLIGRALSLVASVTMVNTTITLP, from the coding sequence ATGATTAAGACTCATTTTAATTTCAATTTCGCCGGATGGCTTTTCGTTGTGATATTCGCAACGCTGCTCTCCGGTTGTGGCGGAGGCGGGGGGAAAGATCCCATTTTAGGTGCATCTGTTCAACCTGCCGCGAGTGGCGGCGCTGGTGCTCCAGGGGCAACCACACCAACGAACACGACCACCCCGACAAATACGACCCCTCCAACCACTTCAGCAAGCATACTTGGAACCGCTGCAGCTTTCGGTGCATTTGGCGGTGGGGCTGGAGTCACGAATCAGGGAATTAATACCATCGTTGCTGGCGATCTTGGCACAACGGCCGCATGCACCCTGATCACTGGTTTCCACGATAGCACGGGTACCGTCTATACCGAAACACCCCTGAATATAGGACAGGTCACGGGAACCATTGATTGCGGTCCCCCGGCGCCAGGAACAACGCAAACCCTTGCGATCGCGACCCAAGCACAATCGGATGCACGCACTGCCTATAATTATCTGCAATCCTTGGCGCCAGGCCCTAGCCCTGGAGCTGGTGAACTTGGTAATTTGACTTTAGCGCCCGGTGATTACACCGCTGCTGGTGGAACATTCTCGATTACTGCAGGCAATTTGACGCTTGACGGCCAAGGCAATAATAATGCCACATGGGTTTTCCAGATGGCCAGCAGTTTGACGGTTGGATCCCCGACATTTGCCCCCAAGATCCTGTTGATCAACAATGCACAGGCGAAAAATGTTTTTTGGGCCGTCGGCAGCGCGGCCACGATTGCGACCGGAAGTGCCATGGCCGGGACCATCATTTCAAACTCGGGCATCACATTTTCGACAGCCGGTACGACGATCCAGACAAGTTTGATCGGCAGGGCCTTGAGTTTGGTTGCATCCGTGACCATGGTTAACACCACCATCACGCTTCCTTGA
- a CDS encoding ATP-binding protein, translating into MRLLPASLFGRMMLILFSGLVLAQILSASINFAERDRLLLRSSGMQSAQRIADIVKLLDSLGPAERQRIITILSVPPQVVKLEATPRVPRAAALDNSHAAMFSAALHAALGDARPLRVFVRQVAPGARPSGLESGRRGMMGEHAGMAAAMSAAMPGMPDMQAMRPFMSSGLMFLTQVQLRDGSWVAFDTQLPQGPASTPWRLLLTLLVLLLTVLVLSYAAVRWMTRPLAVLASAADALGKDINRPPLPETGPTEVRRAAHAFNIMQSSLVRFIQDRTRIFAAMSHDLKTPITRMRLRTELLEDADLRQRFDKDLREMELMVTHTLDFMRGFEQPQVARPIDITALLESLQADNQDMHREVAIEGQALAPYVGDPERLKRCLSNLIDNAILYGRQARITVEDSPAALTLRIRDQGPGIAPDELGKVFEPFYRLEASRSRETGGTGLGLGIARNIARAAGGNVTLRNHPDGGLEATLHLPRKPGLP; encoded by the coding sequence ATGCGCCTGCTGCCGGCGTCGCTGTTCGGGCGGATGATGCTGATCCTGTTCAGCGGTCTGGTGCTTGCCCAGATCCTGAGCGCCTCGATCAATTTCGCCGAGCGCGATCGCCTGCTGTTGCGCAGCAGCGGCATGCAGTCGGCGCAGCGCATCGCCGACATCGTCAAGCTGCTCGATTCCCTCGGCCCGGCCGAGCGGCAGCGCATCATCACCATCCTCAGCGTGCCGCCGCAGGTGGTGAAGCTGGAGGCAACGCCGCGGGTGCCGCGTGCCGCGGCGCTGGACAACTCGCATGCCGCCATGTTCTCGGCCGCGCTGCATGCCGCGCTGGGCGATGCGCGGCCGCTGCGGGTTTTCGTCCGGCAGGTCGCGCCGGGTGCCAGGCCATCCGGGCTCGAGTCCGGCCGCCGGGGCATGATGGGCGAACATGCGGGCATGGCAGCGGCGATGTCGGCAGCCATGCCGGGCATGCCGGATATGCAGGCCATGAGACCCTTCATGTCATCGGGCTTGATGTTCCTGACCCAGGTGCAACTGCGCGACGGCAGTTGGGTCGCTTTCGACACCCAGCTGCCGCAAGGCCCGGCCAGCACGCCGTGGCGGCTGCTGCTGACCCTGCTGGTGCTGCTGCTGACGGTGCTCGTCCTGTCGTATGCGGCGGTGCGCTGGATGACCCGGCCGCTGGCGGTCCTGGCATCCGCCGCCGATGCCCTGGGCAAGGACATCAACCGGCCGCCGCTGCCCGAGACCGGGCCGACCGAGGTGAGGCGCGCCGCGCATGCGTTCAACATCATGCAGTCCAGCCTGGTGCGTTTCATTCAGGACCGCACCCGCATTTTCGCCGCCATGTCGCACGATCTGAAAACGCCCATCACCCGCATGCGCCTGCGCACCGAACTGCTGGAAGACGCCGACTTGCGCCAGCGCTTCGACAAGGATTTGCGCGAGATGGAATTGATGGTGACGCACACGCTGGATTTCATGCGCGGGTTTGAGCAGCCGCAAGTGGCGCGGCCGATCGACATCACGGCGCTGCTCGAAAGCCTGCAGGCGGACAACCAGGACATGCACCGCGAGGTGGCCATCGAAGGCCAGGCACTGGCCCCCTACGTCGGCGATCCCGAGCGGCTCAAACGCTGCCTCTCCAACCTGATCGACAACGCCATCCTCTACGGCAGGCAGGCGCGCATCACCGTCGAGGACAGCCCCGCGGCCCTCACTCTTCGCATCCGGGACCAGGGGCCGGGCATCGCGCCAGACGAACTCGGCAAGGTGTTCGAGCCGTTCTACCGGCTCGAAGCATCACGCAGCCGCGAGACCGGCGGCACCGGCCTGGGGCTCGGCATCGCCCGCAACATCGCGCGCGCAGCCGGTGGCAATGTGACCTTGCGCAACCACCCGGATGGCGGCCTGGAGGCCACGTTGCATCTGCCGCGCAAACCCGGCCTTCCATGA
- a CDS encoding response regulator, translating into METSDHILIVDDDAEIRRLLSAYLQKNGLRVTAVGDGKAMERALLASGVDLIVLDLMLPGDDGLTLCRKLRAKSDIPILMLTARGEETDRIVGLEMGADDYLPKPFSARELLARIKVILRRARSLPSNLQPEEVRQVRFADWTLDTAHRHLISPTGVVVALSGAEYRLLRVFLSHPNRVLNRDQLVDLTQGREADPLDRSIDVQVSRLRQRLGDDPRDPALIKTVRGAGYVLSAPVEGMA; encoded by the coding sequence ATGGAAACCTCCGACCACATCCTGATCGTCGACGACGACGCCGAGATTCGCCGCCTGCTGAGTGCTTATCTGCAGAAGAACGGCTTGCGCGTGACGGCTGTTGGCGATGGGAAGGCCATGGAGCGCGCGCTGCTGGCCTCCGGCGTCGACCTGATCGTGCTCGACCTGATGCTGCCCGGCGACGACGGCCTGACCCTGTGCCGCAAGCTGCGCGCCAAGTCGGACATTCCCATCCTGATGCTGACGGCGCGCGGCGAGGAAACCGATCGCATCGTCGGCCTGGAAATGGGCGCCGACGACTATCTGCCCAAGCCCTTCAGCGCGCGCGAGTTGCTGGCGCGCATCAAGGTCATCCTGCGCCGCGCCCGCAGCCTGCCGAGCAATCTTCAGCCGGAAGAGGTGCGCCAGGTGCGCTTCGCCGACTGGACCCTCGACACCGCGCATCGCCACCTGATTTCGCCCACCGGCGTGGTGGTCGCGCTGAGCGGCGCCGAGTACCGGCTGCTGCGGGTTTTTCTGAGCCACCCGAACCGGGTGCTCAACCGTGACCAGTTGGTCGATCTGACGCAGGGCCGTGAGGCCGACCCGCTCGATCGCAGCATCGACGTGCAGGTCAGCCGCTTGCGCCAGCGCCTGGGCGACGACCCGCGCGACCCCGCCCTGATCAAGACCGTGCGCGGCGCCGGCTACGTCTTGTCGGCCCCGGTCGAGGGAATGGCTTGA
- a CDS encoding heavy metal translocating P-type ATPase, protein MSPHDPTSTALRLPVQTPEHGHACGHDHGHHHGPEAHAHAAADPCCAPATQADCPAGACKTNPPPEGTSRVRYRIDKMDCPTEERLIRNRLEALPGVVQLDFDLLQRELTVYHRLDQPQEIAAALNKLDMAPSLLEANAPASVLPPALSPRQKGLLAVAGAAAVAAEVIAWSSGQEASWMVMALAALSVLSAGLPTLKKGWIALRNLTLNIDFLMSIAVAGAVAFGKWPEAAMVVFLFAAAEAIEALSLERARNAIRALTAMAPETAEVKAGEAWQTKPVAEVDVGSRIRVRTGARVPLDARVASGRAALNQAPITGESLPVDKQAGDLLYAGSIVADGVVEASVTASAGDSTLARIALAIQSAQSQRAPTQRFVDQFARCYTPAVVVFAIAVAILGPLLSGGDWNSWLYEALVMLVIACPCALVVSTPVTVVSGLTAAARRGILIKGGVYLEGGRLLKAVALDKTGTLTRGKPALSDAIPLGAMPIAQALQIAASLDDRSTHPVAQALVAGWREQQPGATVMPVDDFGVLQGRGVKGSVAGQLWHLGNHRLAEDIGVCSAALEARLAILENAGKTAIVLCDAAGPVAVFGVADTLRPESAQAVAALKALGVEPVMLTGDNPATAQAIAAQLGIKDARGNLLPQDKQAAVAELHARYGSVGMVGDGVNDAPALARANIGFAMGAAGTATALETADVAIMDDDPRKIADFIRLSRRTAAILKQNIALALGIKAVFFALALSGVATLWMAVFADTGASLLVVFNGMRLLRETSLRQTPRICPPGLTVAQRS, encoded by the coding sequence ATGAGCCCGCACGACCCCACCAGCACAGCGTTACGCCTGCCTGTTCAAACACCCGAACATGGCCACGCCTGTGGCCACGATCATGGTCACCACCACGGCCCTGAAGCCCATGCCCATGCCGCGGCCGATCCCTGCTGCGCCCCGGCGACGCAGGCCGACTGCCCCGCGGGGGCGTGCAAAACCAATCCGCCACCCGAAGGGACGAGCCGGGTTCGCTACCGCATCGACAAGATGGACTGCCCCACCGAGGAGCGCCTGATCCGCAACAGGCTGGAGGCCTTGCCCGGTGTCGTGCAGCTCGACTTCGACCTCCTGCAACGGGAACTCACGGTGTATCACCGTTTGGACCAGCCGCAGGAGATTGCCGCAGCGCTGAACAAGCTGGACATGGCGCCAAGCCTGCTTGAAGCCAATGCGCCGGCGTCCGTGCTTCCCCCCGCCCTCAGTCCACGGCAAAAAGGTCTGCTCGCCGTGGCTGGGGCCGCCGCCGTCGCGGCCGAGGTCATCGCCTGGTCGAGCGGACAAGAGGCCTCGTGGATGGTGATGGCGCTTGCCGCCTTGTCCGTCCTCAGCGCCGGTCTGCCCACCCTCAAAAAGGGCTGGATCGCGCTCAGGAACCTGACCCTCAACATCGACTTCCTGATGTCCATCGCCGTGGCCGGGGCCGTGGCGTTCGGCAAGTGGCCGGAAGCGGCGATGGTGGTGTTCCTGTTCGCCGCGGCCGAGGCGATCGAGGCGCTGTCGCTGGAGCGCGCCCGCAACGCGATCAGGGCGCTCACGGCCATGGCGCCGGAAACCGCCGAGGTCAAGGCTGGCGAGGCCTGGCAGACCAAGCCGGTGGCCGAGGTGGACGTCGGCAGCCGCATCCGGGTGCGCACCGGCGCGCGGGTGCCGCTGGACGCACGCGTCGCGTCCGGCCGCGCGGCGCTGAACCAGGCGCCGATCACCGGCGAAAGCCTGCCCGTGGACAAGCAAGCGGGCGACCTGCTGTATGCCGGCAGCATCGTTGCCGATGGCGTGGTGGAAGCCAGCGTCACGGCCTCGGCCGGTGACAGCACCTTGGCCCGCATCGCCCTGGCCATCCAGAGCGCGCAGTCACAGCGCGCGCCGACCCAGCGTTTCGTCGATCAATTCGCGCGCTGCTACACCCCCGCGGTGGTGGTCTTCGCCATCGCCGTGGCCATTCTCGGCCCGCTGCTGAGCGGTGGCGACTGGAATTCCTGGCTGTACGAGGCCCTGGTGATGCTGGTCATCGCCTGCCCTTGCGCCTTGGTGGTCTCCACCCCGGTCACGGTGGTCAGCGGCCTCACGGCGGCGGCCCGGCGGGGCATCCTCATCAAGGGCGGGGTTTATCTGGAAGGCGGTCGGCTGCTCAAAGCCGTGGCGCTCGACAAGACCGGCACGCTGACCCGCGGCAAGCCCGCGCTGAGCGACGCCATCCCGCTTGGCGCCATGCCCATCGCGCAGGCCTTGCAAATCGCCGCCAGCCTCGACGATCGCAGCACCCATCCGGTCGCCCAGGCGCTGGTTGCCGGCTGGCGCGAGCAGCAGCCGGGTGCCACAGTCATGCCCGTCGATGATTTCGGCGTGCTGCAAGGGCGCGGCGTCAAGGGCAGCGTCGCCGGCCAGCTCTGGCATCTGGGCAATCACCGCCTGGCCGAAGACATCGGGGTGTGTTCGGCAGCGCTGGAGGCGCGGCTTGCCATCCTGGAAAATGCCGGCAAAACCGCCATCGTGCTGTGCGACGCGGCCGGTCCGGTGGCCGTGTTTGGCGTCGCCGACACCCTCAGGCCGGAGAGCGCGCAGGCCGTTGCGGCCCTCAAGGCGCTGGGTGTCGAACCGGTCATGCTGACTGGCGACAACCCGGCCACGGCACAGGCGATTGCCGCCCAGCTCGGCATCAAGGATGCGCGCGGCAATCTGCTGCCGCAGGACAAGCAGGCCGCCGTTGCCGAACTGCATGCGCGCTACGGTTCCGTCGGCATGGTCGGCGACGGCGTGAACGATGCGCCGGCGCTGGCACGCGCGAACATCGGCTTCGCCATGGGGGCGGCCGGCACCGCCACCGCGCTGGAAACCGCCGATGTCGCCATCATGGACGACGACCCGCGCAAGATCGCCGACTTCATCCGCTTGAGCCGGCGTACCGCCGCGATTCTCAAGCAGAACATCGCCCTGGCGCTGGGCATCAAGGCGGTGTTCTTTGCCTTGGCCCTGAGCGGCGTGGCGACCTTGTGGATGGCTGTGTTCGCCGACACCGGGGCCAGCCTGCTGGTGGTGTTCAACGGCATGCGATTGCTGCGCGAGACCTCGCTGCGCCAGACGCCGCGAATATGTCCACCTGGCCTCACGGTGGCGCAGCGGTCTTGA